In a genomic window of Patescibacteria group bacterium:
- a CDS encoding DMT family transporter yields MLKNKKYPALSATFGAIIIWASLPTLVKLIVTQVNVSFFLVQRFFISFLILCWLTPRIIKKLKLVDSKILTGFMIALGANFYLQTYALSQVPAGWYVMIFALNPILTLLLLRHNITLTTWVGIALAVMGTYLFSIAQQGYLSTISPLSIAALLGGMFTWSIYSVLVKKLHAIYSDTELTGLSSLVALITSLLIWSISGFPVDAGFIKYLPVTLIIGLIVPVAYFLYSYGMRKLPVITVNAQYIEPIFSLFFASLILHENLNRNQYLASLIVIAGTILSSEIFKAKLVSYEHK; encoded by the coding sequence AAAAAACAAAAAATATCCTGCACTTTCTGCCACATTCGGTGCGATCATTATCTGGGCCAGTTTGCCCACTTTAGTAAAATTAATTGTAACACAAGTTAATGTAAGCTTTTTTCTAGTCCAAAGATTTTTTATTTCTTTTCTTATTTTATGCTGGTTAACACCTAGAATTATAAAAAAATTAAAATTAGTAGACAGCAAAATCCTGACGGGATTTATGATAGCTTTAGGAGCTAACTTCTACCTGCAGACTTATGCTTTAAGTCAAGTTCCCGCAGGGTGGTATGTCATGATTTTTGCCTTAAATCCCATACTAACCCTATTGTTGCTTCGACATAATATCACTCTAACCACATGGGTGGGCATTGCATTAGCTGTAATGGGTACTTATTTATTCAGTATTGCCCAACAGGGCTATTTATCCACAATAAGCCCTTTATCAATAGCCGCTCTACTAGGCGGTATGTTTACCTGGTCAATTTATTCAGTATTAGTTAAAAAACTTCATGCTATCTACTCTGACACAGAATTAACCGGCCTATCCAGCTTGGTTGCCTTAATAACCAGCCTGTTAATATGGTCTATCAGCGGCTTTCCAGTAGATGCTGGATTTATAAAATACCTTCCGGTAACTCTGATAATTGGCTTGATAGTTCCAGTAGCCTATTTCTTATATTCTTATGGCATGCGCAAACTTCCTGTTATTACTGTAAATGCTCAATATATAGAACCCATTTTTTCATTATTTTTTGCCAGTTTAATTCTGCATGAAAACTTAAACCGCAACCAATATTTGGCCAGCCTGATAGTCATTGCAGGAACTATTCTTTCAAGTGAAATTTTCAAAGCTAAACTTGTTTCCTATGAACACAAATAA
- a CDS encoding 6-carboxytetrahydropterin synthase, giving the protein MNTNKKIIVKLKSPKMKFSAGHFTIFSNESRENLHGHNFTVQCSIETLIEENGMALDYNIYKHIIIDICNQLDEIILLPEKSPHMRLEESDTYYFCHFFDERMVFLKRDVKFLPVANITIEELAFWMLSVLLSNIKNEYIRNINAIKIKISSSPSQSAIAKWTKQKCLQP; this is encoded by the coding sequence ATGAACACAAATAAAAAAATCATAGTTAAACTTAAATCGCCGAAAATGAAATTTTCAGCGGGTCATTTTACCATTTTTTCAAATGAATCTCGCGAAAACCTGCATGGACATAACTTCACAGTACAATGCTCTATCGAGACTTTAATTGAAGAAAATGGCATGGCACTTGATTATAATATCTATAAACACATAATTATTGATATTTGTAATCAGTTAGATGAAATCATTTTGCTACCTGAAAAATCTCCACATATGCGATTAGAAGAATCGGATACCTATTATTTTTGTCACTTTTTTGATGAAAGGATGGTCTTTTTAAAAAGAGATGTCAAATTTTTACCTGTCGCTAATATCACTATAGAAGAACTCGCTTTCTGGATGCTAAGCGTCTTACTTAGCAATATTAAGAATGAATATATAAGAAATATCAACGCGATCAAAATAAAAATTTCCAGCAGCCCATCTCAATCAGCCATCGCTAAATGGACTAAACAAAAATGCCTACAGCCATAA
- a CDS encoding SDR family oxidoreductase has protein sequence MPTAIITGASQGIGKGTAEFFLTQDWNVINISRTKSDLTHSNLKNFSLNLGDKNWQDPFKLSMTNQFCQNEQICLIHNAACYKKDSIQNLSAQELRDVLEVNLVAPAILNTLLIPKMSKGSSILYIGSTLSEKAVQNAASYVISKHALLGMMRSTAQDLAGKNIHTLCICPGFTDTKMLKQHLQSDQSNLDIILSKICFHKLIKPEEIAKLTFYCALNPLLNGATIHANYGQIEH, from the coding sequence ATGCCTACAGCCATAATTACTGGAGCAAGCCAGGGAATAGGGAAAGGAACTGCGGAATTTTTTTTGACGCAGGATTGGAATGTTATAAATATATCTAGAACAAAGTCAGATTTAACGCATTCGAACTTAAAAAATTTCAGTTTAAATTTAGGAGATAAAAACTGGCAAGATCCATTTAAGCTATCAATGACTAATCAATTTTGTCAAAACGAACAAATATGCCTGATACATAATGCTGCATGTTATAAAAAAGACAGTATACAAAATTTGTCAGCCCAAGAGCTTCGAGACGTGCTTGAGGTTAATTTAGTCGCTCCTGCTATTTTAAATACACTGCTTATACCGAAGATGTCAAAAGGATCTTCAATTTTGTATATCGGCTCAACTTTGTCGGAAAAAGCAGTACAAAATGCTGCATCCTATGTTATTTCTAAACATGCATTATTAGGCATGATGCGATCAACTGCTCAAGATTTAGCAGGAAAAAATATCCATACCCTCTGCATATGCCCGGGTTTCACCGACACAAAAATGCTAAAGCAACATTTACAAAGTGATCAATCAAACCTAGATATCATACTATCGAAAATATGCTTTCATAAATTGATTAAGCCAGAAGAAATAGCCAAATTAACATTTTATTGTGCGCTGAACCCACTGCTTAATGGCGCAACAATACATGCAAATTATGGACAAATAGAACATTAG